One window from the genome of Nicotiana sylvestris chromosome 9, ASM39365v2, whole genome shotgun sequence encodes:
- the LOC104235508 gene encoding protein THYLAKOID ASSEMBLY 8-like, chloroplastic produces MASLRIQFCELGFLQFSRTQVNLSMRKQKTRCSFRNGARKPMWRSRVLSTEAIQAVQSLKLAKSPEKMEEVLKIKLSRLLKADVLDTLTELQRQNEVHLALQVFNFVRNEECYVPDLSVFNSMIMMLGKNKLIGMAEQLFVDMTKEGLQPDSRTYTEFIGAYFRVDLVEKAMEMYEVMKKSGFLPDKLTMSILIRSLQKAEEKDLVARVKKECADYIDYPEKFLKEIESTNSKRRSLYLV; encoded by the exons ATGGCTTCCCTCAGAATTCAATTTTGTGAATTGGGTTTTCTACAGTTTTCAAGAACCCAAGTCAACCTTTCAATGAGGAAGCAGAAAACTAGGTGTAGTTTTAGAAATGGAGCGAGAAAACCTATGTGGAGGTCAAGGGTATTGTCCACAGAGGCAATTCAAGCTGTCCAGTCTCTGAAACTAGCCAAATCACCTGAAAAAATGGAGGAGGTTTTGAAAATCAAGCTTAGTAGGCTATTGAAGGCTGACGTGTTGGACACTTTAACTGAGCTGCAAAGGCAAAATGAGGTTCACTTGGCTCTCCAG GTGTTCAACTTTGTCAGGAATGAGGAGTGTTATGTACCAGATTTATCTGTGTTCAATAGTATGATAATGATGCTGGGCAAAAACAAATTGATTGGAATGGCTGAACAACTCTTTGTGGACATGACGAAGGAGGGCTTACAACCAGACAGTAGAACCTATACAGAGTTTATCGGGGCATACTTTAGAGTAGATCTCGTAGAGAAGGCAATGGAAATGTATGAAGTGATGAAGAAATCAGGATTCCTCCCAGATAAGTTGACTATGAGTATTTTGATAAGGAGCCTTCAAAAGGCCGAAGAGAAAGACCTTGTGGCTAGAGTAAAGAAAGAATGCGCCGACTATATTGACTATCCAGAGAAATTTCTAAAAGAAATTGAAAGTACCAAT TCCAAGCGAAGGTCGCTCTATCTCGTCTGA